A region from the Lolium perenne isolate Kyuss_39 chromosome 4, Kyuss_2.0, whole genome shotgun sequence genome encodes:
- the LOC139839271 gene encoding uncharacterized protein: MAATLANRNQNQNQNQNQNQNPPPPQSKLAEFMRTKPPTFAGSADPIEADDWLKDIHRKLNLVSVNAQDRVKYAAHQLHGVAADWWENYCEAHDDAEGITWNEFAQSFHTAHIPAGLMELKRDEFRALVQGKMSVSEYWDRFTQLSRYGRADIPTEADKISKFLRGLNLGLKDRLVSHDFANFQSLVNKAILQENSKNELDEHRKRKALQSQYGAGSSRQKNNNNPGYRGSGAKPTKPNHNASYGAYRTPRAEVGGNHANTAGRTCYNCGEEGHFVAACPGKKNTGATPVKFNLGSAAKTPAAGRGRGILPTPGGAPHASGQQGRGQVNHITAEQAHEASDVILGMFPINSCYGSVLFDSGASHLFVFKHFVEKHHLKTEGMSREMAVQSPGGILTTGLKCPKVILTIEGVEFLADLIVLDSKGLDVILGMNWLVKHKAMIDCGLGAVSLTSKNGTVVDYKPKSAPHTAVDSILNSLKEMVVSDVRVFKEYPDVFPDELPGLPPDREIEFAIELVPGTAPIAKRPYRMPANELVC, from the coding sequence ATGGCCGCCACTCTGGCGAATCGGAATCAGAATCAGAATCAGAACCAAAACCAGAATCAGAATCCTCCTCCACCGCAGTCCAAGCTTGCAGAGTTCATGAGGACGAAGCCACCCACCTTTGCGGGATCAGCGGACCCTATTGAGGCAGACGATTGGCTAAAGGATATTCACCGGAAGCTCAACCTGGTGAGTGTTAATGCTCAGGACCGTGTGAAGTATGCTGCGCACCAACTACATGGTGTGGCCGCGGATTGGTGGGAGAACTATTGTGAGGCGCATGATGATGCCGAGGGGATCACGTGGAATGAGTTTGCTCAATCATTTCACACTGCACACATTCCAGCTGGTCTTATGGAGCTAAAGAGGGATGAATTTCGAGCTCTGGTTCAGGGGAAGATGTCAGTCTCTGAGTACTGGGACCGTTTCACCCAGTTATCGCGCTATGGAAGGGCGGATATTCCCACTGAGGCGGATAAGATTTCTAAGTTTTTGAGGGGCCTGAACCTAGGGTTGAAGGATAGGTTGGTGTCTCATGATTTTGCCAACTTCCAGAGTTTGGTCAACAAGGCTATCCTTCAGGAGAATTCAAAGAACGAACTTGATGAACACCGCAAGCGCAAGGCACTGCAGAGTCAGTATGGGGCAGGGAGCTCACGCCAGAAGAACAATAACAACCCAGGATACCGTGGATCAGGTGCAAAGCCGACGAAGCCTAATCACAATGCTTCGTATGGTGCCTATCGTACTCCGAGAGCTGAAGTCGGAGGGAACCATGCCAACACTGCTGGGAGGACATGCTACAACTGTGGCGAAGAGGGTCACTTTGTTGCTGCATGCCCGGGAAAGAAGAACACTGGGGCTACACCAGTGAAGTTCAACTTGGGGTCCGCCGCCAAGACGCCAGCAGCGGGACGTGGACGAGGCATACTGCCTACCCCGGGAGGCGCACCTCATGCCTCAGGACAGCAAGGACGTGGCCAAGTCAACCATATCACGGCGGAACAGGCGCATGAAGCTTCAGATGTTATCCTTGGTATGTTTCCAATCAACTCATGTTATGGTTCAGTACTTTTCGATTCTGGAGCTTCCCATTTGTTCGTTTTCAAGCATTTTGTTGAAAAACATCATTTGAAAACCGAGGGTATGAGTCGAGAGATGGCAGTACAATCACCTGGGGGAATTCTTACTACGGGTTTAAAATGTCCTAAGGTGATCCTAACGATCGAGGGAGTAGAGTTTCTAGCAGACCTCATAGTGTTAGACTCTAAAGGGTTAGATGTTATTCTGGGCATGAACTGGTTAGTAAAACACAAAGCTATGATAGACTGTGGCCTTGGAGCAGTATCGCTGACTAGTAAGAATGGAACTGTGGTGGATTACAAACCCAAGTCAGCACCTCATACCGCAGTGGACAGTATTCTGAACAGCTTGAAGGAGATGGTTGTATCGGATGTTAGAGTGTTTAAGGAATACCCTGATGTTTTCCCGGATGAGTTACCCGGTCTGCCACCAGACCGTGAGATAGAGTTTGCCATCGAGTTAGTCCCGGGCACTGCTCCAATTGCAAAGAGACCGTACAGGATGCCAGCAAATGAACTAGTATGTTAG